The Nocardioides campestrisoli genome includes a window with the following:
- a CDS encoding response regulator transcription factor, giving the protein MDDHPVVRDGICSLLGAVPGFEVVGDADSGPAAVARARELDPDVVVMDLRMPGGGGVEALREIRRFGLRAQVLVLTTYDTDSDTVAAIEAGASGYLLKDSPTEALVAGVRATAAGETVLSPTVMARLASHVRSPARSGALTAREREVLVLVARGRSNRLVAEELFVSEATVKTHLVRIYEKLGVTDRAAAVAAGYQRGILG; this is encoded by the coding sequence GTGGACGATCACCCCGTGGTCCGCGACGGCATCTGCAGCCTCCTGGGGGCGGTTCCCGGCTTCGAGGTCGTCGGGGATGCGGACAGCGGACCCGCGGCGGTCGCCCGAGCGCGCGAGCTCGATCCGGACGTGGTGGTGATGGACCTGCGGATGCCCGGCGGTGGGGGCGTCGAGGCCCTCCGCGAGATCCGCCGGTTCGGGCTACGCGCCCAGGTGCTGGTGCTCACCACCTACGACACCGACTCCGACACGGTGGCGGCGATCGAGGCAGGGGCCAGCGGCTACCTGCTCAAGGACTCCCCCACCGAGGCTCTGGTCGCCGGTGTGCGCGCCACTGCGGCGGGAGAGACGGTGCTCTCGCCCACCGTGATGGCCCGGCTTGCCTCCCACGTACGCTCGCCCGCCCGTTCCGGCGCCCTGACCGCGCGGGAACGCGAGGTCCTGGTGCTGGTGGCTCGAGGCCGATCCAACCGGCTGGTGGCCGAGGAGCTGTTCGTCAGCGAGGCCACCGTCAAGACCCACCTGGTCCGGATCTACGAGAAGCTCGGCGTCACCGACCGCGCCGCAGCCGTGGCCGCCGGCTACCAGCGCGGCATCCTGGGCTAG
- a CDS encoding sensor histidine kinase has translation MSTPQAPPPVPDAWEPRDHWQRLLPLLLLGLGAAGATFVHGSLDTTWVSLPVALAVAAATAAWIALFTFVVPPTPRRLQVMYVVRTALAFLLASFNPLFAIFAFVGYLDVFDLFRRRAAFAGVAATALTNAGAQAGGFPPRGAEQGAIFVILVAVNLGLALFFTLLHRRMEEVSAERATTNTELAQVNQELARTLASNHALQEQVVAQARAAGVQEERQRLALEIHDTLAQSLAGVVAQLQASQDEPDAAVRRERVERATVLARGALAEARRSVLDLGPGALVQTSLPDALAALVTEWGAQQQTKADLVITGEARPLHEEVQATVVRVTQEALANVAAHARADRVGVTLTHAEDEVILDVRDDGVGFRPDEVGPGFGLRGMRQRAERLAGVLDLESEPGRGTAISVRLPALEPGAS, from the coding sequence GTGAGCACGCCCCAGGCCCCGCCACCGGTCCCGGACGCCTGGGAGCCCCGCGACCACTGGCAGCGCCTCCTGCCCCTGCTCCTGCTCGGTCTCGGCGCCGCGGGTGCGACGTTCGTGCACGGGAGCCTGGACACGACGTGGGTCAGCCTGCCCGTGGCCCTGGCCGTCGCAGCGGCCACCGCCGCCTGGATCGCCCTGTTCACCTTCGTCGTGCCGCCGACGCCACGACGGCTCCAGGTCATGTACGTCGTCCGTACGGCGCTGGCCTTCCTGCTCGCCTCGTTCAACCCGCTCTTCGCGATCTTCGCGTTCGTCGGCTACCTCGACGTCTTCGACCTCTTTCGGCGCCGTGCCGCCTTCGCCGGCGTGGCGGCGACCGCGCTGACCAATGCCGGGGCCCAGGCCGGCGGGTTCCCGCCCCGGGGGGCCGAGCAGGGAGCCATCTTCGTGATCCTGGTGGCCGTCAACCTCGGTCTCGCGCTCTTCTTCACGCTGCTGCACCGGCGCATGGAGGAGGTCAGCGCCGAGCGCGCGACCACCAACACCGAGCTCGCCCAGGTCAACCAGGAGCTGGCGCGCACACTGGCCAGCAACCACGCGCTGCAGGAGCAGGTGGTCGCCCAGGCCCGGGCTGCCGGGGTCCAGGAGGAGCGGCAACGGCTCGCCCTGGAGATCCACGACACCCTGGCCCAGAGCCTCGCGGGGGTGGTGGCCCAGCTGCAGGCCAGCCAGGACGAGCCCGACGCCGCCGTCCGCCGCGAGCGGGTGGAGCGCGCCACGGTCCTGGCCCGGGGTGCGCTGGCGGAGGCCCGGCGCTCCGTGCTCGACCTGGGGCCCGGAGCCCTGGTCCAGACATCGCTGCCGGACGCGCTGGCGGCCCTGGTCACCGAGTGGGGGGCGCAGCAGCAGACGAAGGCCGACCTGGTCATCACCGGCGAGGCGCGACCGCTGCACGAGGAGGTGCAGGCGACCGTGGTCCGGGTGACGCAGGAGGCGCTGGCCAACGTGGCCGCGCACGCCCGAGCCGACCGGGTGGGCGTCACACTGACCCACGCCGAGGACGAGGTGATCCTCGACGTGCGGGACGACGGGGTCGGCTTCCGTCCCGACGAGGTGGGTCCTGGGTTCGGGCTGCGCGGCATGCGTCAGCGCGCGGAGCGACTGGCCGGGGTCCTCGACCTAGAGTCGGAGCCGGGACGCGGCACGGCGATCTCCGTCCGGCTCCCCGCCCTGGAACCGGGTGCCTCATGA